One window of the Solanum stenotomum isolate F172 chromosome 11, ASM1918654v1, whole genome shotgun sequence genome contains the following:
- the LOC125844636 gene encoding pentatricopeptide repeat-containing protein At4g16390, chloroplastic, translating to MASTPSSTLSPLYESNIFCNFNSPQKFTFPLKIYSKSCIRTTQVSLQEQSQVSNPNNSQYSDRKAVSSSKSKLWVNPKSPRASELKRKSYDFRYASLMKVAESLDSCKPVEEDVFNVLADLGDKIVEQDAVVTLNNMTNAETALLAMKYFQQRLKLSKEVIVYNVTLKVLRKNKDLDRAEKVFDEMLERGVKPDNVTFSTIISCARQCNLPEKAIEWFEKLPSFGCEPDDVTYSVMIDAYGKAGNVDMALSLYDRARTEKWRIDAVTFATLIRIYGAAGNFDGCLNVYEEMKALGVKPNMTVYNSLLDAMGRARRPWQAKNIYGEMLSNGFQPSWGTYASLIRAYGRARYSEDALKIYKEMKEKGLELSVVLYNTLLAMCADVGLTDEAVNIFEEMKSSASETCQPDSWTYSSLITIFSCSGKVSEAEFTLNEMMEAGFEPNIFVLTSLIQCYGKAGRTDDVVRTFDRLSDLGLSADERFTGCLLNVLTQTAKEDLHKLTICLERANPKLGYMVKFLVDDEVEEEVGAFKKHVAELLDCATMDVRKAYCNCLIDICVNLNQLERACELLDVGLTLNIYTDIMSRTATQWSLHLKSLSLGAALTALHIWVNDLNKALESGEEFPSLLGINTGHGKHKYSEKGLAGVFESHLKELNAPFHEAPDKAGWFLTTKVAATSWLESRRAQEVVAA from the coding sequence ATGGCGTCTACTCCAAGCTCTACACTTTCTCCTCTCTATGAATCCAATATCTTCTGCAACTTCAATTCTCCCCAAAAATTCACTTTTCCCCTCAAAATTTACTCCAAATCTTGTATCCGAACGACCCAAGTGTCACTTCAAGAACAATCCCAGGTATCAAATCCCAATAATTCTCAATACTCAGATAGAAAAGCTGTTTCTTCATCAAAAAGCAAGCTTTGGGTCAACCCCAAAAGCCCCCGAGCTTCTGAGCTGAAGCGGAAGTCTTACGATTTCAGGTATGCTTCTCTAATGAAAGTGGCCGAGTCTTTGGATTCTTGTAAACCTGTAGAAGAAgatgtttttaatgttttagCTGATTTGGGTGACAAAATAGTAGAGCAAGATGCTGTTGTGACTTTGAATAACATGACTAATGCTGAAACTGCGTTGCTGGCGATGAAGTATTTTCAACAAAGGTTGAAATTGAGCAAAGAGGTAATTGTGTATAATGTGACGCTGAAAGTTTTGAGGAAAAATAAGGATTTGGATAGAGCAGAGAaggtgtttgatgaaatgcttgaGAGAGGGGTAAAGCCTGATAATGTTACTTTCTCGACTATTATTAGTTGTGCTAGGCAGTGTAATTTGCCTGAAAAAGCTATTGAATGGTTTGAAAAGTTGCCATCTTTTGGGTGTGAACCCGATGATGTTACGTATTCTGTGATGATTGATGCTTATGGTAAGGCTGGTAATGTAGATATGGCATTGAGTTTGTATGATCGTGCGAGAACAGAGAAATGGCGTATAGATGCTGTAACATTTGCGACGTTGATTAGGATTTATGGGGCTGCGGGGAATTTTGATGGGTGCTTGAATGTGTATGAGGAAATGAAAGCGCTCGGTGTAAAGCCTAACATGACTGTGTATAACAGTTTGTTGGATGCTATGGGAAGAGCTAGGAGGCCATGGCAGGCAAAGAACATCTATGGGGAAATGCTAAGCAATGGATTTCAACCAAGTTGGGGTACCTATGCTTCACTCATTCGGGCTTATGGTAGGGCTCGTTATAGTGAAGATGCTCTTAAAATCTATAAAGAAATGAAGGAGAAGGGATTGGAGTTGAGTGTGGTACTATATAATACACTTTTGGCAATGTGTGCTGATGTCGGACTTACGGATGAGGCTGTTAACATTTTTGAGGAGATGAAAAGCTCGGCCTCAGAGACTTGCCAACCTGACAGCTGGACATACTCTTCTCTAATCACCATATTCTCTTGTAGTGGGAAGGTCTCGGAGGCGGAATTCACATTGAATGAGATGATGGAAGCAGGGTTTGAACCGAATATCTTTGTCTTGACCTCGCTTATTCAGTGTTATGGAAAAGCAGGTCGGACAGATGATGTAGTAAGAACTTTCGATAGGCTGTCAGATTTGGGATTATCTGCAGATGAGCGGTTTACCGGTTGTCTTCTTAATGTTTTGACACAAACAGCAAAGGAAGACCTTCACAAGCTAACTATCTGCCTTGAGAGGGCAAATCCGAAGCTTGGTTACATGGTGAAATTCCTGGTggatgatgaagttgaagaagaagtagGAGCTTTTAAGAAACATGTTGCTGAACTTTTGGATTGTGCAACTATGGATGTCCGGAAAGCTTACTGTAACTGTTTGATTGACATATGTGTCAATCTTAACCAGTTGGAGAGAGCTTGTGAGTTGTTAGATGTTGGACTAACTCTCAACATCTATACGGATATTATGTCTCGAACTGCTACTCAGTGGTCTTTACATTTGAAGAGCCTCTCACTTGGGGCAGCTTTAACAGCATTGCACATCTGGGTTAATGACTTGAACAAAGCACTTGAAAGTGGGGAAGAGTTCCCATCATTGCTTGGAATCAACACAGGACATGGAAAACATAAATATTCCGAGAAAGGTCTGGCAGGTGTATTTGAGTCGCACCTTAAGGAATTAAACGCTCCATTCCATGAGGCACCTGATAAGGCTGGGTGGTTTTTGACTACAAAGGTTGCAGCTACATCATGGTTAGAGTCTAGACGTGCTCAAGAGGTGGTTGCTGCTTAG
- the LOC125844646 gene encoding heavy metal-associated isoprenylated plant protein 6-like — protein sequence MHTSIYFHESYTLFTPHKIHFLQVSTMGGEKTAIMVLKVDLQCSNCYKKVKKILCKFPQIRDQVYDEKGNTVTITVVCCNPEKLRDKLCSKGFGVIISIEIKDPKKPTEPINPNGVTIEKPAKSEKPKVVIIEKPEVVIIEKPKELKKPEEVPEPKLVALIMPMLIQEYPQLPHGYCCGECHQGQTGGPCYQGYGRQPRPGPYGYGRGCYVSRCDQYLNDENVNGCSIT from the exons ATGCATACTagtatatattttcatgaaagCTACACTCTTTTCACTCCACACAAAATCCATTTTCTTCAAGTATCAACCATGGGGGGTGAAAAG ACCGCTATCATGGTACTCAAGGTTGATCTTCAATGTTCAAACTGCTACAAAAAGGTCAAAAAAATTCTCTGTAAATTCCCTC AAATTAGAGACCAAGTATATGATGAGAAGGGCAATACAGTCACAATCACTGTGGTTTGTTGTAATCCTGAAAAACTTCGTGACAAATTGTGTAGTAAAGGATTTGGAGTAATCATAAGCATTGAAATCAAAGACCCCAAAAAGCCTACAGAGCCCATAAATCCTAATGGTGTCACCATTGAAAAGCCTGCAAAGTCCGAAAAACCTAAGGTTGTCATCATTGAAAAGCCTGAGGTTGTTATCATTGAAAAACCCAAAGAGCTCAAAAAGCCCGAAGAAGTTCCTGAACCTAAACTGGTTGCTCTCATAATGCCAATGCTAATTCAAGAATATCCACAACTGCCACACGGATATTGTTGTGGAGAATGCCACCAAGGCCAAACTGGGGGCCCATGTTATCAAGGGTATGGAAGACAGCCTAGGCCTGGGCCTTATGGCTATGGTAGGGGCTGTTATGTGAGCAGATGTGATCAGTACTTGAATGATGAAAATGTTAATGGTTGCTCAATTACGTAA
- the LOC125846119 gene encoding protein PYRICULARIA ORYZAE RESISTANCE 21-like, whose product MGGGKTTIMVLKVDLQCSSYYKKVKNILCKFPQIRDQVYDEKGNTVTITVVCCNPEKLRDKLCSKGCGVIKSIEIKDPPKPKPPEKPKEPEPKTPEKPKEVEKPKPKEPEPKTLEKPKEVEKPKPKVPEKPKEVPKPKPVAPPPALEPVMPMPIQEYPQPPHRYCCGQCYEGQTGGPCYQGYGRPIPPPPRHCCGECYEGQTGGPCYQGYGRPVPPPPRHCCGQCYEGQTGVYVIKGMEDRSLRPMLR is encoded by the exons ATGGGGGGTGGAAAG ACCACTATCATGGTACTCAAGGTTGATCTTCAATGTTCAAGCTACTACAAAAAGGTCAAAAATATTCTCTGTAAATTCcctc AAATTAGAGACCAAGTATATGATGAGAAGGGCAATACAGTCACAATCACTGTGGTTTGTTGTAATCCTGAAAAACTTCGTGACAAATTGTGTAGTAAAGGATGTGGTGTAATCAAGAGCATTGAAATCAAAGACCCTCCAAAGCCCAAACCTCCCGAAAAGCCCAAAGAGCCCGAACCTAAGACACCTGAAAAGCCAAAAGAAGTTGAGAAGCCTAAGCCCAAAGAGCCCGAACCTAAGACACTTGAAAAGCCAAAAGAAGTTGAGAAGCCTAAGCCCAAAGTGCCCGAAAAGCCCAAAGAAGTTCCTAAACCTAAACCAGTTGCTCCACCACCAGCACTAGAGCCCGTAATGCCTATGCCAATTCAAGAATACCCACAACCGCCACACAGATATTGTTGTGGACAATGCTACGAAGGCCAAACGGGGGGCCCATGTTATCAAGGGTATGGAAGACCGATCCCTCCGCCCCCGAGACATTGTTGTGGAGAATGCTACGAAGGCCAAACCGGGGGCCCATGTTATCAAGGGTATGGAAGACCAGTCCCTCCGCCCCCGAGACATTGCTGTGGACAATGCTACGAAGGCCAAACTGGGGTCTATGTTATCAAGGGTATGGAAGACCGGTCCCTCCGCCCCATGTTACGATAA